A single region of the Cucumis melo cultivar AY chromosome 3, USDA_Cmelo_AY_1.0, whole genome shotgun sequence genome encodes:
- the LOC103488148 gene encoding transcription factor bHLH93-like yields MEVDEHVFLEELMALRRDPNWEAIPNEITDLCSNAWPFDYCFDQTTLNFPPNSSSQPLSTHNLHEFYNPLPNEFSVPQIPDSAFTTMEVAAAPLPFQPEHPNVEREEEEEEEQLGFLADEIQNMETVQVESSCKMEPNQSPEELQVFNIGTCSSSSSSLERKNRAKKLQGQPSKNLMAERRRRKRLNDRLSMLRSIVPKISKMDRTAILADAIEYMKELLEKIGNLQSEVEGSNLRMNSLKNTKPSEFVVRNSPKFEVESRNGETRIEICCGGKPGLVLSTVNTIEALGLEIQQCVISCFNDFALQATCSSQELKQRREVKAEELKEALFRNAGYGGSCL; encoded by the exons atgGAGGTCGACGAACACGTCTTCTTAGAGGAGTTAATGGCTCTACGAAGAGATCCAAATTGGGAAGCCATTCCAAACGAAATCACCGATCTCTGCTCAAATGCTTGGCCATTCGATTATTGTTTCGATCAGACCACTCTTAATTTCCCCCCAAATTCTTCCTCACAACCTCTCTCCACTCACAATCTCCACGAATTTTACAATCCTTTACCAAATGAGTTCTCAGTACCACAAATTCCTGATTCCGCCTTTACGACCATGGAAGTAGCCGCAGCGCCTCTGCCATTTCAGCCAGAGCATCCGAATGTAGAACgagaagaggaggaggaggaggagcaaTTAGGTTTTCTAGCGGATGAGATTCAGAATATGGAAACAGTTCAAGTTGAATCGAGTTGTAAAATGGAGCCGAATCAATCTCCGGAAGAACTTCAGGTTTTCAACATCGGAACatgctcctcctcctcctcctccttggAACGAAAGAACAGAGCGAAGAAATTGCAAGGGCAACCGTCGAAGAATCTGATGGCGGAGAGAAGGAGAAGGAAGCGGTTGAACGATCGACTGTCAATGCTCAGATCTATCGTTCCGAAGATCAGTAAG ATGGATAGAACGGCGATTCTGGCAGATGCGATTGAGTACATGAAAGAATTGCTGGAGAAGATCGGGAATCTTCAAAGTGAAGTGGAAGGATCAAATTTGAGGATGAATTCGTTGAAGAACACAAAACCGAGTGAATTCGTAGTGAGAAATTCACCAAAA TTTGAAGTGGAAAGCAGAAATGGAGAGACGAGAATCGAGATTTGTTGTGGAGGAAAACCAGGATTGGTATTATCAACGGTGAATACGATTGAAGCATTGGGGCTCGAGATTCAACAATGTGTTATTAGCTGCTTCAATGACTTCGCATTGCAAGCCACCTGCTCTTCTCAG GAATTGAAGCAGAGAAGAGAAGTGAAGGCAGAAGAATTGAAGGAAGCTTTATTTAGGAATGCAGGTTATGGAGGAAGCTGCTtgtag